Genomic window (Euzebya rosea):
GCGAACGGCTGGGGTATCCCCATGGCCACCGACATCGCCTTCGCCGTCGGCATCCTGGCGCTGGTGGGCAAGCGTGCCCCGGCCAGCCTGCGGGTGTTCCTGCTGACCCTCGCGATCGTCGACGACATCGGCGCGATCCTGGTCATCGCGATCTTCTACACCTCCAGCCTGAACTTCGGCTGGCTGGGTGCGGCGGCGCTGGCCGTCGGGGCGATCCTCGTCCTGCAGCGCCTGAAGGTCTACGCGATCGTCCCCTACGTCCTGCTGGCGGCGTTCCTGTGGCTGGCGGTCTTCGAGTCCGGCGTCCACGCCACCATCGCCGGTGTGATCCTCGGCCTGCTGACCCCCGCGTTCCCGCTGCACCCGCCATCGGCTGTGCTCGGCCTCATCCACGACCGCCTGACCGCCCTGCGCTCGCGCCCGGAGGACGGCGTCGCCGACGAGTCCGAGCAGAACGAGCTGGAGAACATCGCGGTCGTCTCCCGAGACGCCGTGTCGCCCCTGCGTATCTGGGAGCACCGCCTGCACCCCTGGTCGGCCTTCGTGATCCTGCCGTTGTTCGCCCTGGCCAACGCCGGCGTGGAGCTGTCGGGCGACTCCTTCGGGGCGCTGCTGACCGATCCGGTGCCGCTCGGCGTGATCGTCGGCTTGGTGGTCGGCAAGCCGCTGGGTGTCATGGCGGCGTCGTTCCTGGTCATCCGTTCCGGGGTGGCCAAGCTGCCCCGCGGCGTCGGCTGGCTCGAGATGGCCGGCGTGGGCCTGCTGGCCGGTGTCGGGTTCACCGTGTCGATCTTCATCTCCGGGCTCGCGTTCGGCGATCCGCTGCTGGTCGACGAGGCGAAGGTCGGCATCCTCG
Coding sequences:
- the nhaA gene encoding Na+/H+ antiporter NhaA — protein: MTSDLENKTEPANSLNRSYADSDRISARKIVQPLQQFLHTEASGGIVLVLAAAVALIWANGPFAESYHAFVDHHITIDLGFLVLDESVEHWINDLLMAVFFFVAGLEIKRELVHGDLKDPRRAALPIAAAFGGMVVPALVYVAINLGGEGANGWGIPMATDIAFAVGILALVGKRAPASLRVFLLTLAIVDDIGAILVIAIFYTSSLNFGWLGAAALAVGAILVLQRLKVYAIVPYVLLAAFLWLAVFESGVHATIAGVILGLLTPAFPLHPPSAVLGLIHDRLTALRSRPEDGVADESEQNELENIAVVSRDAVSPLRIWEHRLHPWSAFVILPLFALANAGVELSGDSFGALLTDPVPLGVIVGLVVGKPLGVMAASFLVIRSGVAKLPRGVGWLEMAGVGLLAGVGFTVSIFISGLAFGDPLLVDEAKVGILAASITAGILGYTALAARKTTA